DNA sequence from the Deltaproteobacteria bacterium genome:
CCCGAAAAAGTTCAGGAACGTCCCTGTTTTTAAGAAAGTTTTTAAGAACGTCCCTGTTTTTAAGTACGTCCCTGGTATTAAGAAACTAAAAAACGTGGAGGTGCGTCAAGCCGGGGAAAAGCGTCACCATCATCAGGACGGCCGTCAGGAATATCATTACGATCGCGGTCGCCCATGCGACCCAGTTCAACAACTTCGAGTTGACGTAATCCCCCATCAGCTCTCTGTCGTTGATCAGCTTCAGCATGAAGACAAGGACGAACGGCAGCAGGATGCCGTTCGCCACCTGTGAAAGGTACATGATAAGGATCAAGGGTGCGCCGGGTATCAGGACAAGCAGGGCGCCGATCACGATTAGACCGGTGTACAGCCAGAAGAAATGGGGCGCCGTCCGGAAATCCTTGTCGATTCCCGATTCCCAACCCATTCCCTCGCATACGGAGTAGGCAGTAGCCAGCGGGAGGATCGATGCGGAGAACAGGGAGGCATTCGCCAGACCGATCGCGAACAGGATCGAGGCGTAGTCGCCGGCCAGAGGCGCGAGGGCCAACGCCGCATCCTTGGCGTCCTGTATATGGATTCCGTTGACGAACAGGGTCGCGCCGCAGGCGACGATTATGGAAAGGGCGACGACGTCCGTGACGACGCATCCCATGACCACGTCCGCGCGGCAGTATCGGTATTCCTCGACCTGGATGTTCTTCTCCACGACCGCCGACTGAAGGTAGAACTGCATCCAGGGCGCGATTGTCGTGCCCACCATCCCGATGAGCATCATTACGTACGCCCCGTCCATCCTGAATACCGGAGTAGCAAGGCTCACTGCCACGGTGCCCCACGAGGGGTGTCCCATCCATGCCGAGACGGCATAGGTGAAATACACGGTGGAGGCGATCAGGAAGATCTTTTCCACGATCCGGTATGTCCCCTTGACGACGAGGAACCAGACGGCTACCGCGCCGATGGGGACGGAGACGAACTTGCTGACGCCGAATATCTCGAGCGCGGCCGCCCACCCGGCGAACTCGGCGACGGTGTTGCAGAGGTTGGCGGCTAGGAGTGCGGTGAGAAGGAAAAACGTCGGGCGGACCCCGAACTTCTCGCGGATAAGATCCGCCAGGGTCTTGCCCGTGACGACGCCCATCCTGGCGACCATTTCCTGGACGACGATCAGCGAAACCGTTATGGGGATGAGGGTCCAGAGCAGGGAGTAGCCGAAGTGCGCGCCGGCTATGGAGTAAGTGGCGATCCCCCCTGCGTCGTTGTCCACCGACGCGGTGATGATCCCGGGCCCCAGGATGGCCAGAAACGCGAGAAGTTTCTTCTTGTCAGGCCCTCGGAAACGCAATGTACAGGTCTCTCTTCCATAGGGTAACCTTACAAAACTACCATATTCCTCGCATAGTTGGCCATCTTAAGACGTCCGGGAGTATACTTATATATGAAGAGTGCGTAAAGGCGGCGGGAGCGGTTAACCGGGAGATGCCATGGAAAGGAGGTCGTCCATGGAACTATCGCTGACGAACATGGAACTGATGGCGCTGAAGGCGGCGTTGCATGCGGACATCTCCGATTTGATCCGCGAAATAGCACGGACGGACCACAGGGATATGAGGGAAGGCCTGAAGGTGAACGAGGAACTTCTCGAATCGATCCTGGAGAAGTTGAACGCGGCGGGGCGCAAGGCGGCATAGCGCGAAAGAAGCGACGCGCGCCCTTCGCTCACGCAGGAAGTTGGCGCCCTGCTGCCCATGTAACGAATCATTCAGCCGGTCGGGCGGAATCCACGGCGCGCAAGTTCCGCGGCGAGTTCCTCCCCGTGGGCGCGGTCGCGGGTTTCGAGCAGCAGGACCACGGCGGAAGATCCCGGGGGGCAGTCCGGCGGAAGCCGGTCGTGCTCGATGCTAACCACGTTCGAGCGTCCTTGCGCCACGGCGGCTAACAGCGCCGCAAGCGACCCCGGCCGATCGACGACAAGGAAGCGCAGCCGGATCAGCCTGCCGGACCGGAACAGCCCGCGTTCCGTGATCTGGGCAAGGAAGCTGACGTCGATATTTCCGCCGGAGAGAACCATCACCGCGGGGAATTTCTTCGGTGGACGCTTGTAGAGCAGCGCCGCCAGCGGAGCTGCCCCCGCGCCCTCGAGAGTGGTTTTCATATCCTCCAGCGCATACAGTATGGCCGCGGCGATCTCCTCGTCGTCCAGCGTGACGACATCGTCTGTGTACCTGCGTGCCGCTTCGAAGGTCCGGTCGCTCAAAGATGGAACCGCGAT
Encoded proteins:
- a CDS encoding Nramp family divalent metal transporter translates to MRFRGPDKKKLLAFLAILGPGIITASVDNDAGGIATYSIAGAHFGYSLLWTLIPITVSLIVVQEMVARMGVVTGKTLADLIREKFGVRPTFFLLTALLAANLCNTVAEFAGWAAALEIFGVSKFVSVPIGAVAVWFLVVKGTYRIVEKIFLIASTVYFTYAVSAWMGHPSWGTVAVSLATPVFRMDGAYVMMLIGMVGTTIAPWMQFYLQSAVVEKNIQVEEYRYCRADVVMGCVVTDVVALSIIVACGATLFVNGIHIQDAKDAALALAPLAGDYASILFAIGLANASLFSASILPLATAYSVCEGMGWESGIDKDFRTAPHFFWLYTGLIVIGALLVLIPGAPLILIMYLSQVANGILLPFVLVFMLKLINDRELMGDYVNSKLLNWVAWATAIVMIFLTAVLMMVTLFPGLTHLHVF